The Alcaligenes faecalis sequence TCCGCACCACCATTGCAGTGAGCAATATCGAAACGATTGGCTTTCAAAAATTGGCGCAGACGCCAGATTTCTGGCACGGCCGTAAAGATACGGGATGTATACAAACCCGGCAGCACACGCACATTGGGTATGCGGCAAGCCTCTTGATAGAGACGCCCCGTTGGCGGCACGGCCAGCGTGAATTCGCAGCGATTGGCCATCTCACGCAACAAACTCAGCACGTAAGTGACGTGACCACCGCCATTGCCATGATGAATATCGGTAATAAGAACCTTCACTAATCGCTCCGCCCGCAACGTGCTTAATTGACTACAAAAAGCACCACGAAGATGCGTACACGAAACGAAGTGTATCTGCTCTAGCCCTGGCTGAACAATAACTGAACGCATTTTGATAGGTTCAGGCGCAACCTAAATACAACAAGCGGTCTTAACGACGCCTCAAAACCTCGGCATACAGATCCTGGTACTGAGAGGCAACTGCAGACCAACTGAACTGGGCCAGCAATTCCCGAGAGTTCTCGACCAGATTACGGGCCATCACCGGATCCTTGCTGATTTTCTCAATCGCTTGGGCCAGTTCCTGAGTATCTTCGGGATGACTGAGCAGCAAGGCGTGATAGCCGCCCTGGACGTATTGTGCGAAGCCGCACCACGGAGCCGGGCTCAGGATGACCGGCAAGCCATAGGACATGGCTTCCAGCGGTGCCATGCCAAAGCTGTCATTCAAGGTAGGATGCACGTAAATATCGGCAGCGCGATAAAAAGGTTCAACATTAGAGGTTTCACCCTGCAGGATAACGCGATCCTGCCTATTCAGCGTCTGAAGCTGCTGGCGTATCTGGTCACGCAGCCCCGGCTTTCCACCCACCACCAGCAGTCGATAATGGGGGGGCAGTTTCGCCAAGGCTTCCAACACCGTATTCAAGCCTTTACGCAGCGGATTGCGAGCCACCAACAGGCAGACGACCTGATCGTTCGTAAAACCCAAAGACTCGCGAACCTTGTTGCGCTCTTCACCTTGCGGGTCAGCTTGTGGCAAGGCGACCCCAGGCGCTATGACGGGATAGTCGTGTACGCTGCCATAAGCTTGCTGCAATTGTTCGGCAATCAGGCCCGAAACGGCGACCACTGCATGAGGACCTGGGCGCAAACGGCGTTTTTCCAGGCCCAGATACCCCCAGACCCTGGGGCTGAAGTAGGAGCCCAGTTTTTTCAACAAAGGCAAAGGCCGCACGCGCCAGTTAAACCGCACGGGGGTGACATGCACTACTTCCACGTCCCCGCACCAGCCGTTCATATGCGAGTGCACAAGATCAAAACCTTGCGCCGTGGCCTTGGCGGCCTGACGGGCAAACAGGATGCCGCGTATCCAGCCAGGCCAGTGCGACCAATGACGAATAGGCACGTAGGCCAGCTTCAAGTCGCAGCGGCTGTCATATTCGCGCGCAAACACGGTGACTTCGTGCTTTTCGGCCAGCTCGCGCATCAGCTCCACCCCGTAAGCCTCGGCACCGCCAAAGCGGTTACCGAAACGGTCGACCACAAAAGCGATGCGCAGGCGCTCGGGAATCGCAGCGGGCGTGTCGCGGGCTTGATCTGAGTTCATGAGCGGGAAACCGTACGACGCTTGTCTTCCAGGCGTGTCACGCACTTTTGTACAAAACGCAAAATATGGGTGGAGCGCGAAACCGTAACGCGGGGCAGGTCAAACAAATCATCATCCGAACGGACCAGACCGCGATTGGTCGTGGTGGCATTCAGATAACCAGCCTGACGCACCTGATCACGAATAGCCTGATTCTGATCGCCATAGGGATAGCAAAAGGCGCTGACTTCCACTTGCAGCACTTCTTGCAGCTCTGTTTTGGATTGTACGATCTGATAATGGGCAATTTCCGAGGACACATCGGTCAGATGCACATGGTCCAGGGTATGCGAACCGGCCTCATGACCTGCATTGACCCAGGCGCGCAACTCGGGCAAGGACATCAACCCAGAGTGCGGCACGCCTTTGGGTTGATCCCAGAAATTGGAGCCGTCCAAATGCCGGGCAACGATGTAATTGGTGGCGGTAAAGCCCAATTCGTCCAGCACCGGCATCGCGTTCTGAAACACGTTACGGTAGCCGTCATCAAAACTGATTCCCACGACCTTGCCCTGCTTTTCGCCACGCAGGTACGGCATCAATTGCGCCATGGACAAACCTTGATAGCCCAGGCGTTTTAGCCATGTCATCTGGCGCCGAAAGTCAGTAGGGTGCACAGTCAAGCCACGATACGGCGAACCTTTGGGAGCAGGCACCCCGACCTGGTGGTACATAAGAATCGGAATCATAGGCGGCATTATAAGGGGCTAATCAGACTTCTGACGGGTGTAGTACCACAGCTTACTATATCGAAACAGGCTGCCCGAAGCGGCCATGCACGCCAGAATGAAACCTTGCGGGCCGTCCAAAAAACCGCGCCGAACAATATAGTGGCGCACAAAGGTCCAACTGGCATGACCCGCAATACCGGGCAGGCTGGTGGTCTTGCCCTTGGCCTGCATTTGACGCGCTGCATCCGACGAGTAACGGTTGATCTTGTCGATAAAGACCTCCAGGCTGGCGTAGGGGTAATGCAGAAAATGCCCATCCAGAATCAGGACGGGATGGTCGGTCTGTACACGTTCATGGACTTTGGCGTCATTAAAGCGGGCGGTACCGCGTTTGAACAGACGCAGAACCCGGTCTGGCCACCAGCCACTATGACGCATCCAGCGGCCAGCAAATTCGGACAGGCGGGCAATCCGATAAGCCGTACCACGCGGCTGGGCCATTTCCTGCTGAATCCGCTGCGCCAGCTCGGGCGTGACGCGCTCATCTGCATCAATGGACAGCACCCATTCACCCGTGGCCTGATCCAGCGCCCGATTTTTTTGCGGCCCAAAGCCGGGCCAGTCCGGCGTGATCGTCACGTTCGCCCCCATGGAACGAGCGATTTCCACTGTCTCATCCGTACTACCGGAGTCCACCACAATGATCTCGTCTGCAAAGGCCACCGACTCCAGGCAGGCACGAATATGCGCCTGTTCATTTTTCGTAATCAGGATAACGGACAGCCGCTTGCCGGAACGCAACACGGCGCTTTGCTCTACTTCTGTCGTTGACGACGACGCCATGCTTTCCACCTGTTGAAAATCGGACCAATCACGGGATGTACCGCGACATTCAGCCTGCGCCCAACCGACACGCCTGTCGTGTCCCGCACGGCGAAACGATAAATATGCAAAGGATCGCTGCCAGGCTGGTTGGAGCCAAAGGCACGCGTCGTGTACAGATAGCGGAAACCTGCCTGCTGGGCGACCTGTACGTAATCCGGATCAAAATAGCCTTGTGGCCAACAGAGCTGATCGGAGACCCTGCCCATATTGGCCTTCAAGGTCTTGCGCGACTGCTCCAGCTCCCAACGCATCTTGTCGTTCTTTTGATCACGTTGTTCACTTAAGTCCCAGCGAGTATGCGTATGAGTATGGCTGTGGAACTCAAACACACCATCGGCCTGCATGGCGTGGATTTCACTCCAGCGCAAGATAACCTCATCGCTACGGTCTTGCTCGATGCGCGCTTCACATTCACGATGATCCGGACACTCCGGCACGTCCTGACCCTGGCCCAGATAAGGGCGCACAGGCCCCTCATTGATCCAGCTTGTCACCAGAAAAATCACGGCATTGAAGCCATACTTTTTCAGCAAGGGATAGGCGTAGACCCAGTTATCCAAATAACCATCGTCAAAGGTGATCAGCACCGATTTGGGTGGTACGCCCTGCCCTTGCAGATGGCCAACAAACTGCTCGGTTGTCAGGCTGGTCCAGCCGTTTTTCTTCAACCATTGCAAATGTTGCTCGAAATGCTCGGGACTGGCATTGATCATGCCCCCTTCCGGAGTGACATGGTGATACATCATGACGGGCACAGTACTTGCCACTTTCATCCCTGAAGCTCCTTTAACCAAGCATAATAAGCGCCTTCCAGCCGGTCGCCCATCGCAACGGGGGTAAAACGCTCGTCGCTACGACAAAACAGGCGGCCCGCCGCTCCCATTTCCTGACGCAGCTCTGTGCTTTCGATCATTTTTTCCAATGCGGCACGCCACTGCTCCGGGTCGTGCAAATCCACCAAAAAACCGCTGCGGCCTTCTTGCATCATCTCCGGGACCCCGCCAACGCGGCTGCCCAGTACAGGAATACCGGCACTTCCGGCCTCTACAAATACGGTGCCCGAGGCTTCCATATGGGTCGCCAGAGCAAATACATCCAGATTGGGCAAAATCGAAGGCACATCAGAACGAGCGCCCAGCAAATGAATCCGTTCCTGCAGTCCCAGCTCCGCGATCAAGGCCTGCAATTGCTCATAGCCCGGCGAGCCGCCCCCCACCAGCACCAGATGCAACTGAGAATAGCGATCAAACAAAGGCTGCATGGCAGCGATCAATTCATGATGACCTTTTTCGCGCCGCAGTACGGCAACGCAGCCTACCAGCACGCTATCCGACGCCAAGCCTAGTTCAGCGCGCAAATCCAGGACGGGAGCCGAATCGATCACACCAGGATCAACACAGGGATAGACCACCTGGACATGCTCAGGCTTCACACCGCGCTCGATCAAGTGATCACGCACATAATCGCTGGGCGTGATTACCCGCTTGGGCACGATGGTGTAAGACATCAAGGAACCCACTTTCTTGGCCAGATGGCGCGTGCGCACAATCAAAGGCGTTCCCGCCAAACGCCCGGCCACACCCGCCAGCATGGTATCGCGACGACTATGGCTGTTTAGCACATCAAACTGGCCTTGACGCAGCACCCGGCGCAATTGGCGCACACCGCGCATGTAATTGGCCGGGCCATCCATCAACAAGGTATGAACAACGAAGCCCTCGTCGCGCAGGCGCTCGGTCAACTGGGCATGGGGTTGGCAGGCGGCCTCCACCTGATGCCCGCGTTCCCGCAAGATTCGCATGGCGCGCAGGATGTAATTTTCCTGACCGCCAAAACTGGTGGCGGCTTCCGAGTGCAAA is a genomic window containing:
- a CDS encoding glycosyltransferase family 2 protein, yielding MASSSTTEVEQSAVLRSGKRLSVILITKNEQAHIRACLESVAFADEIIVVDSGSTDETVEIARSMGANVTITPDWPGFGPQKNRALDQATGEWVLSIDADERVTPELAQRIQQEMAQPRGTAYRIARLSEFAGRWMRHSGWWPDRVLRLFKRGTARFNDAKVHERVQTDHPVLILDGHFLHYPYASLEVFIDKINRYSSDAARQMQAKGKTTSLPGIAGHASWTFVRHYIVRRGFLDGPQGFILACMAASGSLFRYSKLWYYTRQKSD
- a CDS encoding polysaccharide deacetylase family protein yields the protein MKVASTVPVMMYHHVTPEGGMINASPEHFEQHLQWLKKNGWTSLTTEQFVGHLQGQGVPPKSVLITFDDGYLDNWVYAYPLLKKYGFNAVIFLVTSWINEGPVRPYLGQGQDVPECPDHRECEARIEQDRSDEVILRWSEIHAMQADGVFEFHSHTHTHTRWDLSEQRDQKNDKMRWELEQSRKTLKANMGRVSDQLCWPQGYFDPDYVQVAQQAGFRYLYTTRAFGSNQPGSDPLHIYRFAVRDTTGVSVGRRLNVAVHPVIGPIFNRWKAWRRRQRQK
- a CDS encoding polysaccharide deacetylase family protein produces the protein MYHQVGVPAPKGSPYRGLTVHPTDFRRQMTWLKRLGYQGLSMAQLMPYLRGEKQGKVVGISFDDGYRNVFQNAMPVLDELGFTATNYIVARHLDGSNFWDQPKGVPHSGLMSLPELRAWVNAGHEAGSHTLDHVHLTDVSSEIAHYQIVQSKTELQEVLQVEVSAFCYPYGDQNQAIRDQVRQAGYLNATTTNRGLVRSDDDLFDLPRVTVSRSTHILRFVQKCVTRLEDKRRTVSRS
- a CDS encoding glycosyltransferase family 4 protein — translated: MNSDQARDTPAAIPERLRIAFVVDRFGNRFGGAEAYGVELMRELAEKHEVTVFAREYDSRCDLKLAYVPIRHWSHWPGWIRGILFARQAAKATAQGFDLVHSHMNGWCGDVEVVHVTPVRFNWRVRPLPLLKKLGSYFSPRVWGYLGLEKRRLRPGPHAVVAVSGLIAEQLQQAYGSVHDYPVIAPGVALPQADPQGEERNKVRESLGFTNDQVVCLLVARNPLRKGLNTVLEALAKLPPHYRLLVVGGKPGLRDQIRQQLQTLNRQDRVILQGETSNVEPFYRAADIYVHPTLNDSFGMAPLEAMSYGLPVILSPAPWCGFAQYVQGGYHALLLSHPEDTQELAQAIEKISKDPVMARNLVENSRELLAQFSWSAVASQYQDLYAEVLRRR
- a CDS encoding glycosyltransferase family 4 protein, translating into MRSLRILHSEAATSFGGQENYILRAMRILRERGHQVEAACQPHAQLTERLRDEGFVVHTLLMDGPANYMRGVRQLRRVLRQGQFDVLNSHSRRDTMLAGVAGRLAGTPLIVRTRHLAKKVGSLMSYTIVPKRVITPSDYVRDHLIERGVKPEHVQVVYPCVDPGVIDSAPVLDLRAELGLASDSVLVGCVAVLRREKGHHELIAAMQPLFDRYSQLHLVLVGGGSPGYEQLQALIAELGLQERIHLLGARSDVPSILPNLDVFALATHMEASGTVFVEAGSAGIPVLGSRVGGVPEMMQEGRSGFLVDLHDPEQWRAALEKMIESTELRQEMGAAGRLFCRSDERFTPVAMGDRLEGAYYAWLKELQG